One genomic window of Desmospora activa DSM 45169 includes the following:
- a CDS encoding carbohydrate ABC transporter permease, whose translation MGKIEQTKKYDNGTAYLMLSPIVILLTSFVAVPFVYAIYISFYNWGFYQDSVFVGWRNFYLVLTDQLFWHSIVVGLKFALYVIPLQMLLSFLFAHVIRAMGRRSSGIVKTSIYIPTVISGIIASIIFGFIYHYDGGIANYLIGLIGIEKIAWLNDVSTALPSLAVPAIWLGFGISALIMLAGLLDIPDSYYEAADMEGANAFQKMIYITIPLMKNVILFLLVTGFAGALQQLELPMIMTGGGPVNATLTPNLHIFNHFRNDVEMGYTIAAALLMFVVLGSIAAFIFRILNSDKAIDG comes from the coding sequence ATGGGTAAAATCGAGCAAACGAAGAAGTACGATAATGGGACCGCTTATTTGATGTTGTCCCCCATCGTGATCCTGTTGACGAGTTTTGTTGCTGTTCCCTTTGTTTATGCCATCTATATCAGCTTTTACAACTGGGGCTTTTATCAAGACTCCGTTTTTGTCGGTTGGCGCAATTTCTATTTGGTTCTTACCGATCAGCTGTTTTGGCATTCGATTGTCGTCGGGTTGAAATTTGCCTTGTACGTCATCCCGTTACAAATGCTGCTTTCCTTCTTATTCGCCCACGTTATTCGCGCAATGGGGAGACGATCTTCCGGTATTGTAAAAACATCCATCTATATACCGACGGTTATTTCCGGCATTATTGCATCGATCATTTTTGGGTTTATCTATCATTATGACGGAGGGATCGCCAATTACCTCATCGGTCTGATCGGCATCGAAAAAATCGCATGGTTAAACGATGTGAGCACAGCATTGCCCAGTTTAGCGGTTCCGGCTATATGGCTTGGGTTTGGAATCTCGGCATTAATCATGCTGGCGGGATTGCTCGATATTCCCGATTCGTATTATGAAGCGGCGGATATGGAAGGGGCAAATGCCTTTCAAAAGATGATTTATATCACCATTCCGTTAATGAAAAACGTGATTCTGTTTTTGTTGGTAACCGGATTTGCCGGGGCGTTACAACAGCTTGAACTACCGATGATCATGACTGGCGGAGGACCGGTTAACGCCACACTGACCCCTAACTTGCACATCTTTAACCACTTTAGAAACGATGTAGAAATGGGATACACCATTGCCGCCGCCCTGTTGATGTTTGTCGTCTTGGGGAGTATAGCGGCGTTTATCTTTCGGATTTTAAATTCGGATAAAGCGATTGACGGATAA
- a CDS encoding KpsF/GutQ family sugar-phosphate isomerase: MEILSKMKEVIELEASSIKALSEQIGPNYETALHLVRNCKGKVIVTGVGKSGHIGKKIAASLASTGTPAFFVHSAEGVHGDLGMIQKEDIVIMISNSGETAEVLNLLPSLAKIGAKKIAITSNANSTLAQSCDTALTYHYETEADHLGLAPTTSATITLVIGDALAIGLSVLKKFEKEDFYLYHPGGSLGQQLSEKIRK, translated from the coding sequence TTGGAAATATTAAGTAAGATGAAAGAAGTAATCGAATTGGAGGCCTCTTCGATTAAAGCGCTTTCAGAACAGATTGGCCCTAATTACGAAACTGCACTTCACCTCGTACGCAATTGCAAAGGGAAAGTGATTGTAACAGGAGTCGGAAAGTCTGGACACATCGGAAAAAAAATCGCCGCTTCTCTCGCCAGCACAGGTACGCCTGCGTTTTTTGTGCATAGTGCGGAGGGCGTTCACGGCGATTTAGGCATGATACAAAAAGAGGATATCGTCATCATGATCTCCAACAGCGGTGAAACGGCGGAAGTGTTAAATCTCCTCCCCTCATTGGCTAAAATAGGTGCAAAAAAGATTGCCATCACTTCAAATGCAAACTCAACCTTAGCCCAATCGTGTGATACTGCTCTCACTTATCACTATGAGACAGAGGCGGATCATCTCGGTCTAGCCCCAACGACAAGCGCAACCATTACGCTTGTGATTGGGGATGCATTAGCCATCGGCCTCTCTGTTTTAAAAAAATTTGAAAAAGAGGATTTTTATCTATACCATCCCGGCGGCAGCTTAGGGCAACAATTATCTGAAAAGATCAGGAAATGA
- a CDS encoding glycoside hydrolase family 172 protein, with product MTFLGTSLRDLYRERNCKRKRASSYDKTGGNKDYIEVFPGDRKTICELEGSGCITHIWMTMAPLDDSLEAFLHRKIVLRMFWDNEENPSVQAPIGDFFGMGHGITKNYSSAPLTMSPEDGRALNCFFPMPFGQNAKIEITSEADAPIKFYYYIDYELYQAEIDSPLRFHAIWKRERTTGIEDNISNALYCFGGKNRSGENNYVLLDTVGKGHYVGCNLNIHNLRFTPEWNWYGEGDDMIFIDGEPWPPSLHGTGMEDYFNTAWCPQQEVCTPYHGIILGGGPNWSGKISVYRYHIQDPITFDQSIKVTIEHGHNNHRSDDYSSTAYWYQTEPHQTIHSILPVQERLPLPDISPFNAKDLKKCFDY from the coding sequence ATGACGTTTTTAGGTACCTCGTTACGGGATTTATACCGAGAGCGAAATTGTAAAAGGAAACGAGCATCCAGCTACGATAAAACCGGGGGAAATAAAGATTATATCGAGGTATTCCCAGGGGATCGCAAAACGATTTGTGAGCTGGAAGGTTCGGGCTGTATCACGCACATCTGGATGACCATGGCCCCTCTCGATGATTCACTTGAGGCGTTTTTACATCGAAAAATCGTATTACGAATGTTCTGGGACAATGAGGAAAACCCGAGTGTACAAGCACCGATCGGTGATTTCTTCGGGATGGGACACGGCATCACCAAAAACTACTCCTCTGCCCCGCTCACGATGAGTCCGGAAGATGGCCGGGCTTTAAACTGTTTCTTCCCCATGCCCTTTGGCCAAAACGCCAAAATCGAAATTACGAGTGAAGCGGATGCGCCCATTAAGTTTTACTACTATATCGACTATGAGCTGTATCAAGCGGAGATCGACAGTCCGCTTCGATTTCATGCTATATGGAAGCGAGAGCGGACCACGGGCATCGAAGACAACATCTCAAATGCGCTCTACTGTTTTGGAGGGAAAAATCGATCGGGAGAAAATAATTATGTCCTTTTAGACACAGTGGGTAAAGGACATTATGTGGGTTGTAATCTAAATATCCATAACTTGCGCTTTACACCGGAATGGAATTGGTACGGCGAAGGTGACGATATGATTTTTATCGATGGCGAACCTTGGCCTCCCTCCTTACATGGAACAGGAATGGAAGACTATTTTAACACGGCATGGTGTCCGCAACAGGAAGTATGCACCCCTTATCACGGTATCATTCTAGGCGGCGGTCCCAACTGGTCCGGCAAGATCTCTGTCTATCGGTACCATATACAAGATCCGATAACATTTGATCAATCGATTAAGGTTACGATTGAACACGGTCATAACAATCATCGAAGTGATGATTACTCCAGTACGGCTTACTGGTACCAAACGGAACCACACCAAACGATCCACTCGATCTTGCCCGTTCAAGAGCGGTTACCATTGCCAGATATATCGCCATTTAATGCAAAAGATTTAAAAAAATGCTTCGACTACTAA
- a CDS encoding glycoside hydrolase family 172 protein, with protein MNRFNGLDMGLGNLVRLSNAKTRSISAENFTGEKGKGGMATEGTGAHSARELGQGWKISPSVEIEPGAVFTMAEIREPGAIQHIWLTCFPNSWRHLILRMYWDDEEQPSVEVPLGDFFCNGWCERSNVNSLPVAVNPAGGMNSYWLLPFRKSAKITVENRMPEKVVLYYQIDYTLTDVPEDAAYFHAQWRRSNPVKYKDTHTILDGVRGKGHYVGTYLAWQVNNTGWWGEGEIKFYLDGDQQFPTICGTGTEDYFGGAWNFEHPQGEYGLFSTPFLGLHQVIKPDGLYRSQQRFGMYRWHIMDPIRFEEDLRVTIQALGWRSNQRYLPLQDDIASVAYWYQAEPHAPFEPLPDNDTLEVI; from the coding sequence ATGAATCGATTCAACGGCTTAGATATGGGCTTAGGCAACCTCGTGCGACTTTCCAATGCGAAAACACGGTCGATCAGTGCGGAAAATTTCACCGGTGAAAAAGGGAAAGGAGGAATGGCCACAGAAGGAACGGGTGCTCATAGTGCCCGCGAACTGGGGCAAGGGTGGAAAATATCTCCCTCTGTTGAGATTGAACCGGGAGCGGTATTTACCATGGCGGAGATTCGTGAACCGGGTGCCATCCAGCATATCTGGCTCACCTGTTTTCCCAACAGTTGGCGTCATCTGATTCTGCGAATGTATTGGGATGACGAAGAACAGCCGTCGGTAGAAGTACCGCTGGGGGACTTTTTTTGCAATGGTTGGTGCGAGAGAAGCAATGTCAATTCACTGCCGGTTGCCGTCAATCCAGCAGGTGGGATGAACAGTTACTGGCTGCTGCCCTTTCGCAAAAGTGCGAAGATTACGGTTGAAAACCGCATGCCGGAAAAAGTGGTCTTATACTATCAAATCGATTACACCTTGACCGATGTACCGGAAGATGCTGCCTATTTTCATGCCCAGTGGCGGCGAAGCAATCCGGTAAAATATAAAGACACCCATACCATTTTGGACGGTGTCAGAGGAAAAGGGCATTATGTCGGCACCTATCTCGCTTGGCAAGTAAACAATACCGGCTGGTGGGGGGAAGGGGAGATCAAGTTTTATCTGGATGGGGATCAACAATTTCCGACCATATGTGGAACCGGTACAGAAGATTATTTTGGCGGGGCGTGGAACTTTGAACATCCCCAAGGCGAGTATGGCTTGTTTTCCACGCCATTTCTCGGCCTTCACCAAGTGATCAAACCGGACGGCTTATATCGCAGTCAACAACGATTTGGCATGTATCGTTGGCACATCATGGACCCGATCCGGTTTGAAGAAGATTTACGGGTGACGATCCAGGCCCTTGGCTGGCGTTCGAATCAACGGTATTTGCCACTTCAGGACGATATCGCATCTGTTGCCTACTGGTATCAGGCTGAGCCGCATGCCCCGTTTGAACCATTACCGGATAATGACACTCTTGAGGTGATTTGA
- a CDS encoding LacI family DNA-binding transcriptional regulator codes for MGNITIKDVAKESGVSTASISRVLNESGYVSNETKARVLAAVKKLNYQPNAIARSLKQDKTNTIGVVVPDIANPYFMKIAKAIEDTVSNSGYNLIFCSFDEDSEKERELLTVMYEKRVDAIVLATSGESEDIVASAGIPIVLLDRKMEIESQQLDYVIEDNIQAAYGLTKTLLEQGHRQIGVVNGSLKVSTGWERYEGYKQAMQEYRLKEDLQFAYQGNFAQQDGCLAVDYFLSLDKKPTAILSFNNTMSFGVILELRRRGYNIPEDMVVASYGEVEAAQLLDNPQIIYVKQEPYEMGLKVGKIIMHRLQKRKKIIQETFIPQIHLYGSR; via the coding sequence TTGGGGAATATAACGATTAAAGATGTGGCAAAAGAATCCGGTGTATCCACCGCCAGCATATCTCGTGTCTTAAATGAAAGCGGTTATGTGAGTAACGAGACCAAAGCGCGCGTTCTTGCCGCCGTCAAAAAACTAAACTACCAACCGAATGCAATCGCCAGAAGTTTAAAACAGGACAAAACGAATACAATCGGTGTCGTTGTTCCCGATATCGCCAATCCTTACTTTATGAAAATTGCAAAAGCAATTGAAGATACCGTCAGCAACAGTGGTTACAACTTAATCTTTTGCAGCTTTGATGAAGATTCGGAGAAAGAAAGAGAACTGCTTACGGTGATGTATGAAAAAAGAGTAGATGCCATCGTTTTAGCAACATCGGGAGAGAGTGAAGACATCGTCGCTTCCGCTGGGATTCCGATTGTTTTATTAGACCGAAAAATGGAGATCGAATCCCAGCAACTAGACTATGTGATTGAAGATAATATTCAGGCGGCATACGGTTTAACAAAAACACTGCTGGAGCAAGGGCATCGACAGATCGGAGTCGTTAACGGATCGTTGAAAGTGAGTACCGGTTGGGAACGATACGAAGGGTACAAGCAAGCGATGCAGGAGTATAGATTAAAAGAAGACCTCCAGTTTGCGTATCAAGGCAACTTTGCACAACAAGACGGATGTCTAGCCGTCGATTACTTTTTGAGTCTCGACAAAAAGCCGACAGCAATCTTATCCTTTAACAACACCATGTCTTTTGGCGTAATCCTTGAACTGCGGCGTCGTGGATACAACATACCGGAAGATATGGTGGTCGCCTCTTATGGCGAAGTGGAAGCAGCACAACTCCTGGATAACCCGCAGATCATCTATGTGAAACAAGAACCCTATGAAATGGGTTTAAAAGTAGGGAAGATTATTATGCATCGTCTGCAAAAACGCAAAAAGATTATACAAGAGACGTTTATTCCCCAAATTCACCTCTATGGGTCCCGTTGA
- a CDS encoding extracellular solute-binding protein: MRKKAFALLLSIVLVLSIFLAGCGNDAASGDKVVIDFWANQFEETTDEWFKKWVDEYNQSQDKVEIRLQIVPGDAWAQKLKAAQAAGKAPQVYTMNYSNIAPSVAKNQLTPLDEYTDAAIWDDLLDNVEEFVTVKGEHYAYPKLVEPSAVLYYRKDYFEKAGLDPEQPPQTWDELIDYGKKLKTNNRYGLHIANNADELAWSTWGLQRNGGREAVNDEWTKATLDKHYLDLITFYQRIYAEKIAPAQALSEYTDLQDFGEGKVAMAVSGSWGIGQLRNDYPDILDNVGVAVMPSPDGDHTKPVSTLGGWTLVIDGRAENPQEAADFISWLLAGDTEIMVDFFRTSKFSKFPTRTSVEEALNEDPEGKKDEVRKLIAEKVVPNSVSEPIYPWEISFAYGSAIERAIKGQHPQKALKQAEAEINDYIKKNNLAGINPKQ, encoded by the coding sequence ATGAGAAAAAAGGCGTTCGCGCTACTTTTGTCGATTGTGTTGGTTTTATCGATTTTCCTTGCTGGCTGTGGCAATGATGCTGCATCGGGAGATAAAGTCGTGATCGATTTTTGGGCAAATCAATTTGAGGAAACGACAGACGAATGGTTTAAAAAGTGGGTTGATGAGTATAACCAATCGCAAGATAAAGTGGAAATTCGGTTGCAAATCGTACCAGGAGACGCTTGGGCACAAAAATTAAAAGCGGCGCAAGCCGCTGGTAAGGCTCCACAGGTTTATACCATGAATTACAGTAATATCGCTCCCTCCGTTGCCAAAAACCAATTGACGCCCCTAGACGAATATACGGATGCAGCCATCTGGGATGATCTGTTAGACAATGTGGAAGAATTTGTGACGGTGAAAGGAGAGCATTATGCTTATCCCAAGCTGGTAGAGCCGTCTGCGGTTCTGTATTACCGCAAGGATTATTTTGAGAAAGCGGGCCTGGACCCTGAGCAACCTCCGCAAACATGGGATGAATTGATCGATTACGGTAAAAAGCTAAAAACAAACAATCGATACGGTTTACATATCGCCAACAATGCGGATGAATTGGCATGGTCAACATGGGGATTACAACGGAACGGCGGCCGTGAAGCCGTTAACGACGAGTGGACGAAAGCGACGCTGGATAAGCATTACTTAGACTTGATCACCTTTTATCAGCGAATTTATGCGGAAAAAATTGCACCGGCGCAAGCATTGAGCGAATATACCGATTTGCAAGATTTTGGTGAAGGGAAGGTGGCAATGGCGGTTTCGGGATCTTGGGGAATTGGGCAGCTACGCAACGATTACCCGGATATCCTCGACAATGTCGGTGTAGCGGTGATGCCTTCCCCTGACGGAGACCATACCAAGCCGGTTTCAACCTTAGGCGGATGGACATTGGTGATCGATGGCAGGGCTGAGAACCCGCAGGAGGCCGCCGATTTTATTTCGTGGCTGTTGGCGGGGGATACGGAGATTATGGTGGACTTCTTTCGCACCAGTAAGTTTTCTAAATTTCCAACTCGCACTTCTGTAGAGGAAGCGCTAAATGAAGATCCGGAAGGAAAAAAGGATGAGGTACGGAAGCTGATCGCGGAAAAAGTGGTTCCCAATTCCGTCAGTGAGCCGATTTATCCGTGGGAAATCAGCTTTGCGTACGGTTCAGCCATTGAGCGGGCCATTAAAGGGCAGCATCCACAGAAGGCGCTAAAGCAGGCGGAAGCGGAAATCAACGACTACATCAAAAAGAATAATCTTGCGGGGATAAATCCAAAGCAATGA
- a CDS encoding DUF6259 domain-containing protein, with translation MIQLENNRLTLRINKSNGEICGLYDKLKKKEYILSQPQSISFRLERGSGITTQYRHFSYMLDESTEEKKAVLTWEVEAGLTVTGTIIASSATEEFRFYANVTNETKEPVIGVEYPIIPDIQAITADGADDFVAHSFATGICIRNPLKHFESEGVGFRQMPYPEGFSGATMQFFSYYGLNQGGLYFAALDGDGYAKGLNFYKNESGLLEASFFHAAEDIGPQKGIKVEYPIVVQALEGEGWVEAADRYKEWAVQQFWCRKGVLAKRDKDDYAPWLYEEMGAATFGINAMHDRSRWIDRYHDYIQTPLFHILGPDWVNQRQNFYNGVPGGMDDWFPTRFHPHNIQTLQSYGDKYAPFEFDYLYNIYGADGERGRKALQKFPEGESLRSIDKYQFPLICPVAPYTQDFHVRRDERLQEEADVDSIYYDISANNILKVCLDDSHGHPVGAGKQVTMAYRQNYGNTKAAMIKKAGRYIPMGTEMMNEVFLDVLDYYQARAGGRPAAPLEGWNFRELLIQGEAELIPMFTYVYHEYGALRLDGWGKLVEEIGSLFYFTVARTYLWGGLYELNHEYSPMEVVDGKENERSEHYYLFEARGYRLSPERARYLGKFARLRTGSGNQYLAYGKMLRPLSVPCERIKVDWFHYNHSKGLEDYNQSGKYEVDAIVHSGWQFQNECLAFFFANVTDEQAEVSIDLDMKKYVLPPGRYQVRKMVDDRDMEPLFVIEHDNVRKVEFNIPGKSVVMLEVIKAEERKGEDDESIQRLRYGLRQPRATFQCENTVDQCGKFHR, from the coding sequence ATGATTCAATTGGAAAACAACCGATTAACGTTAAGGATCAATAAAAGCAATGGGGAAATTTGTGGTTTGTACGATAAGCTTAAAAAAAAGGAGTATATCTTGAGCCAACCGCAGTCCATTTCCTTTCGATTGGAAAGGGGTAGCGGAATCACGACGCAATATCGCCATTTTTCCTATATGTTGGACGAGTCTACCGAGGAAAAGAAAGCGGTACTGACGTGGGAAGTAGAAGCCGGTTTAACGGTGACAGGGACGATTATCGCCTCTTCCGCCACCGAAGAGTTTCGGTTTTATGCTAATGTAACAAATGAAACGAAGGAACCCGTCATTGGAGTAGAATATCCGATTATTCCCGATATCCAAGCGATTACAGCGGATGGGGCGGATGATTTTGTCGCCCATAGTTTTGCGACGGGCATTTGTATTCGCAACCCGTTGAAGCACTTTGAAAGTGAGGGTGTCGGCTTTAGACAGATGCCGTATCCCGAAGGTTTTTCCGGTGCTACGATGCAGTTTTTTTCCTATTATGGATTAAATCAAGGTGGTCTCTATTTTGCCGCACTTGATGGGGATGGATATGCAAAAGGGCTCAATTTCTACAAGAATGAGAGCGGCTTGCTGGAAGCCTCCTTTTTTCACGCCGCTGAGGATATCGGACCGCAGAAAGGGATAAAAGTGGAATATCCGATTGTAGTGCAGGCGCTTGAAGGAGAAGGGTGGGTTGAAGCTGCGGATCGCTATAAGGAGTGGGCGGTCCAGCAATTTTGGTGTAGAAAAGGTGTGCTTGCGAAACGAGACAAAGACGATTACGCCCCTTGGTTATATGAAGAGATGGGGGCCGCCACGTTTGGAATTAATGCGATGCATGATCGAAGCCGCTGGATCGATCGCTATCATGACTATATCCAAACCCCGCTTTTTCATATTCTAGGACCGGATTGGGTGAATCAAAGACAAAATTTTTACAACGGTGTACCCGGTGGCATGGATGATTGGTTCCCAACGCGCTTTCATCCGCATAATATCCAAACCCTCCAATCATACGGAGATAAATACGCTCCCTTTGAGTTTGACTATTTGTACAATATTTACGGTGCGGATGGGGAGCGTGGCCGAAAAGCGTTACAAAAGTTCCCTGAAGGAGAATCGCTACGCAGCATTGACAAGTATCAATTTCCGTTGATTTGTCCTGTCGCTCCTTATACACAAGATTTTCATGTGCGCCGGGATGAGCGCCTGCAGGAGGAAGCGGACGTCGATTCGATTTATTACGATATTTCCGCCAACAATATCCTGAAGGTCTGTTTGGATGATTCCCATGGTCACCCGGTCGGTGCAGGCAAACAAGTGACGATGGCGTACCGGCAAAACTATGGTAATACCAAAGCGGCCATGATAAAAAAAGCGGGCCGTTATATTCCAATGGGAACAGAAATGATGAACGAAGTCTTTTTGGATGTGCTCGACTATTATCAAGCCCGTGCCGGTGGACGACCGGCGGCTCCTCTTGAAGGATGGAACTTTCGCGAATTGCTCATTCAAGGCGAAGCAGAGCTGATTCCGATGTTTACCTATGTGTATCATGAATACGGTGCGCTTCGTCTCGACGGTTGGGGAAAGCTCGTGGAGGAGATCGGTTCCCTCTTTTATTTTACAGTGGCTCGTACATACTTATGGGGTGGATTGTATGAGTTAAATCATGAGTACAGTCCGATGGAAGTCGTCGATGGGAAAGAGAATGAGCGGTCGGAGCATTATTATTTATTTGAAGCGAGAGGCTATCGGCTGTCACCGGAACGAGCCCGCTATTTAGGGAAGTTTGCCCGTTTAAGAACCGGCAGCGGCAATCAATATCTGGCTTATGGAAAGATGTTAAGGCCACTATCGGTTCCATGTGAGCGGATCAAGGTGGACTGGTTTCATTACAATCATAGTAAGGGTTTAGAGGATTACAACCAGTCCGGCAAGTATGAAGTGGATGCGATCGTTCATTCCGGCTGGCAGTTTCAAAACGAATGCCTTGCTTTCTTTTTTGCCAATGTTACCGATGAACAAGCGGAGGTTTCCATCGATTTGGATATGAAAAAATATGTGCTTCCTCCCGGACGTTATCAGGTCAGAAAAATGGTCGATGATCGCGATATGGAGCCATTGTTCGTCATTGAGCACGATAATGTTCGCAAGGTGGAGTTCAATATTCCCGGAAAGAGCGTGGTCATGTTGGAAGTGATAAAAGCCGAAGAAAGAAAGGGTGAAGATGATGAATCGATTCAACGGCTTAGATATGGGCTTAGGCAACCTCGTGCGACTTTCCAATGCGAAAACACGGTCGATCAGTGCGGAAAATTTCACCGGTGA
- a CDS encoding DUF4185 domain-containing protein — protein MNRKKVFVSTLLMSVLLCTVFFSSVEAVTPSGPEIIARVTGATPAGETVPNPNQTDVNYRISGTDLGIIWEKGDGEYFIAFGDTNGLDEHDWRSNTLAISSDTNLEDGLSFDTMIQDTPGHAKEILPSKKVDRDEITVIPTAGVTVGDRHYIHYMSVNHWGDPGRWYTNYSGIAYSDDDGETWVKHPTARWQNNNNTWDNKFQMAAFVKKDGFVYLYATPNGRFGNIHLARVPENSLLDIGAYRYWNGNEWVANQAEARPVAIGVAGELSVAYNTHFDRYIMTYLNEDRRAIVMRDAPTPTGPWSGEKILVPDGFTGLGQYGAYMHPLSNDGPDLYFVMSTWYPDYNTHLLKARLDDDLLGDNILSDPGFETQTKTPIMAPWYVEGEGGIDRNLGYARTGENNGYVRNGSGWNAIMQRVAVQPHTDYTLKGWVRTSNNNTDGYFGARVYKGSILKESKFESLSEYTELTVQFNSGNNDIVEIYTGMWAENGDTWVQVDDVSLEKN, from the coding sequence ATGAACAGAAAAAAAGTGTTTGTGTCGACTCTTCTCATGAGCGTATTGCTTTGTACCGTATTTTTCAGCAGTGTGGAAGCGGTTACACCCTCCGGCCCTGAAATCATCGCGCGGGTGACGGGAGCGACACCAGCAGGGGAAACCGTACCCAATCCCAATCAGACCGACGTCAACTATCGCATCTCAGGAACGGATTTAGGCATTATTTGGGAAAAAGGCGATGGGGAATACTTTATCGCGTTTGGCGATACCAACGGGTTGGATGAACACGACTGGCGCAGCAATACACTGGCGATATCCTCGGATACCAATCTGGAAGATGGCTTATCTTTTGATACCATGATTCAGGATACGCCTGGACATGCCAAGGAGATCCTGCCTTCCAAAAAAGTGGACCGTGACGAGATTACCGTCATTCCTACCGCCGGTGTAACCGTTGGTGACAGACATTATATTCACTATATGTCCGTCAATCATTGGGGAGATCCCGGCCGATGGTATACCAACTATTCCGGAATCGCTTACTCCGATGACGATGGAGAGACGTGGGTAAAGCACCCAACGGCCCGCTGGCAAAACAATAATAACACCTGGGACAACAAGTTTCAGATGGCGGCATTCGTCAAAAAGGACGGCTTTGTCTATCTATATGCTACACCCAATGGACGCTTTGGCAATATTCATTTGGCGCGGGTGCCGGAGAACAGCCTGTTGGACATCGGAGCCTACCGTTATTGGAATGGAAACGAGTGGGTCGCTAATCAAGCAGAGGCGCGGCCGGTTGCTATCGGTGTAGCGGGAGAACTTTCCGTCGCTTATAATACCCACTTTGATCGCTATATCATGACGTATCTCAATGAAGACCGACGCGCCATTGTGATGCGGGATGCCCCTACGCCGACCGGACCGTGGAGCGGGGAAAAGATTTTGGTTCCAGACGGTTTTACGGGATTGGGGCAATATGGCGCGTATATGCACCCCCTGTCCAATGACGGTCCAGATCTTTATTTTGTGATGTCTACCTGGTATCCGGATTATAACACCCATTTGCTGAAAGCTCGTCTGGACGATGATCTGTTAGGCGACAATATCCTCTCCGATCCCGGTTTTGAAACGCAAACAAAAACACCGATCATGGCGCCGTGGTATGTAGAAGGGGAAGGAGGGATTGATCGCAACCTCGGCTATGCCCGTACAGGCGAGAACAACGGCTATGTTCGAAACGGAAGCGGCTGGAACGCGATTATGCAGCGAGTTGCGGTACAACCGCACACGGATTACACACTGAAGGGGTGGGTGCGAACGTCCAACAACAATACTGATGGCTACTTCGGTGCGAGAGTATACAAGGGTTCCATCTTGAAGGAGAGCAAGTTTGAGTCCCTTTCGGAATATACGGAGTTGACGGTGCAATTTAACTCCGGAAACAATGACATCGTGGAGATCTATACCGGTATGTGGGCGGAGAATGGTGATACATGGGTGCAAGTGGATGATGTCAGTTTGGAGAAAAACTAA
- a CDS encoding carbohydrate ABC transporter permease: MVRGNAVGKAIVYSIGFLVSIVSIFPLVWLAIAGFKGKTEVVATPFRFFPEKWLISNYITILSDEAFSRSLLITFIGAVIFTVFTLLINSMAAYVFARLEFRFKRILWVYVIMTMFIPSMAILVTSFIVVSKMNLLDTIAVLILPGLASAAHMFFMRQFYLNIPVSLEEAAMIDGADRFKIYLYIFLPLSYPVFVIVGIAAFLGYWNSFIWPTMTITSPELYQIMQYLATFRSERGSEMGLLMAGSTLSAIPTIVLFLFFQKHIMKGIKISGLK, encoded by the coding sequence ATGGTTCGAGGAAATGCGGTTGGCAAGGCGATTGTTTATAGTATCGGGTTTTTGGTATCGATAGTTTCCATATTTCCGTTGGTCTGGTTGGCGATTGCAGGCTTCAAAGGCAAAACCGAGGTGGTTGCCACTCCCTTTCGCTTTTTTCCGGAAAAATGGCTGATTTCTAACTATATCACGATTTTATCGGATGAAGCCTTTTCGCGCTCGCTTTTGATCACCTTTATCGGTGCTGTTATCTTTACCGTTTTTACGCTGTTGATCAATTCAATGGCGGCTTATGTTTTTGCCCGGTTGGAATTTCGCTTTAAACGCATCCTGTGGGTCTATGTCATCATGACGATGTTTATCCCCAGTATGGCGATTCTCGTTACTTCCTTTATCGTTGTCTCAAAAATGAATCTATTGGATACGATCGCGGTGTTGATCCTTCCCGGTTTGGCCTCAGCCGCCCATATGTTTTTTATGCGCCAGTTTTATTTGAACATACCCGTATCGCTGGAGGAAGCGGCCATGATCGACGGAGCCGACCGCTTTAAGATCTATCTCTATATATTTTTACCCTTGTCCTACCCGGTTTTTGTCATCGTGGGCATCGCTGCTTTTCTCGGCTATTGGAATTCCTTTATCTGGCCGACGATGACGATTACAAGCCCGGAGCTCTATCAAATTATGCAGTATCTGGCGACGTTTCGATCGGAGCGCGGCTCTGAGATGGGCTTACTGATGGCAGGATCGACATTGTCGGCGATTCCTACCATTGTACTGTTCCTATTCTTTCAAAAGCACATCATGAAAGGAATTAAAATCTCCGGTTTAAAATAA